The following coding sequences lie in one Thermosulfuriphilus ammonigenes genomic window:
- a CDS encoding PfkB family carbohydrate kinase translates to MPVYLIVGALTRDVTEDGFRYGGSVLYAGLTALALGYKLKVVTTCHPEEPLGRLFPGAEIYLQESPETTTFVNLETRSGRRQQILANARPLKVQGLPQEFLTADIVHLAPVADECPLEALGLFSGQFVGASIQGWLRTWDKKGLVRQKKVPPEVFSPLKALVLSQEDLGGDLDYASELARIVPLVVVTRDRHGAWLYHEGQRHHLPAPEVPVVDPCGAGDIFAAVFFSALFEGLDPLKAVALANCLAARSVTRKGLESIALPEEIRDCYQTIAQQG, encoded by the coding sequence ATGCCGGTCTATCTTATCGTCGGAGCCCTTACCCGAGATGTCACCGAAGACGGCTTTCGTTATGGGGGGTCAGTGCTTTATGCCGGCCTTACGGCTTTAGCCCTGGGTTACAAGCTCAAGGTCGTCACGACCTGCCATCCGGAAGAGCCTCTGGGGAGACTTTTTCCGGGGGCAGAGATTTATCTTCAAGAGTCTCCAGAGACGACCACCTTTGTTAATCTGGAGACGCGCTCGGGGCGAAGACAACAGATTCTGGCCAATGCCAGACCCCTTAAAGTTCAGGGGCTTCCACAAGAATTTTTAACGGCAGATATTGTTCATTTGGCGCCGGTGGCTGACGAATGCCCTCTAGAGGCCCTTGGTCTTTTTTCTGGCCAGTTTGTGGGAGCCAGTATTCAGGGATGGTTGCGAACCTGGGATAAAAAGGGCCTGGTAAGACAGAAAAAGGTCCCCCCAGAGGTTTTCTCTCCCCTGAAGGCCCTCGTTTTAAGCCAGGAAGATCTCGGTGGAGATCTTGACTACGCCTCGGAGCTGGCCCGGATCGTGCCCCTGGTGGTGGTTACTCGAGACCGGCACGGGGCCTGGCTTTATCATGAGGGTCAACGCCACCATCTCCCGGCTCCAGAGGTACCAGTGGTTGATCCCTGTGGAGCTGGTGATATCTTTGCCGCCGTCTTTTTCTCCGCCCTCTTTGAAGGTCTTGATCCCCTAAAGGCCGTCGCCCTGGCCAACTGTTTGGCGGCCAGGTCCGTAACCAGAAAGGGACTGGAATCCATCGCCTTGCCAGAAGAGATAAGAGATTGTTATCAGACAATTGCCCAACAGGGCTAA
- the purB gene encoding adenylosuccinate lyase: MIPRYSRPEMAEIWTEESKFRSWLEVEIAVCEAWAELGVIPKEALEVIKKKARFEVARIEEIEAEVKHDVIAFLTNVAEYVGPEARYIHLGMTSSDVLDTAMALRMKRAMEMIIADVEELLEVIKQRALEHQDTVMIGRTHGIHAEPITFGLKLAIWYEEFRRHRRRLEAALETISYGKISGAVGTYAHLDPRVEELACKRLGLMPAPVSSQIIQRDRYAEYLAALALLAGTVEKVATEIRHLQRTEVLEAEEYFSPGQKGSSAMPHKRNPILSENLCGLARLVRGYLTPALENMVLWHERDISHSSVERVIVPDATIATDFMLRRLTGVLRRLVVYPERMKKNLWLLRGLIFSQQVMLKLTEKGLSREEAYGIVQKLAMEVWQNEDKNFKDLLLASEKIRKYLSPEEIESLFDVNHYLRHVKTIFNRVFGHETT, from the coding sequence ATGATACCTCGATATAGTCGTCCGGAGATGGCCGAGATTTGGACAGAAGAGTCCAAGTTCAGAAGTTGGTTAGAGGTAGAGATTGCCGTCTGTGAAGCCTGGGCCGAACTGGGGGTCATACCGAAAGAGGCGCTAGAGGTCATCAAGAAGAAAGCCCGTTTTGAGGTGGCCCGAATCGAAGAAATTGAAGCCGAAGTCAAACACGATGTTATAGCCTTTTTAACCAATGTGGCCGAATACGTGGGGCCAGAGGCCCGATATATCCACCTGGGAATGACCTCCTCAGACGTCCTTGACACGGCTATGGCCCTCCGAATGAAACGGGCCATGGAGATGATTATTGCCGATGTAGAGGAGCTTCTGGAGGTTATCAAACAGCGGGCCTTAGAGCATCAAGACACTGTTATGATCGGCCGGACTCACGGCATCCATGCCGAACCCATTACCTTCGGATTAAAGTTGGCTATCTGGTACGAGGAGTTCCGGCGTCATCGACGCCGTCTGGAGGCCGCCCTGGAAACCATATCTTATGGCAAAATCTCCGGGGCTGTAGGGACATATGCTCATCTTGATCCCCGGGTAGAAGAGTTGGCCTGTAAGAGGCTAGGTCTTATGCCAGCACCCGTGTCTAGCCAAATCATTCAGCGAGATCGGTACGCCGAATACCTGGCAGCCCTGGCCCTTTTGGCGGGAACAGTAGAAAAGGTGGCCACAGAAATCCGGCATCTTCAAAGAACCGAGGTCTTGGAGGCCGAAGAATACTTCAGCCCTGGCCAAAAAGGCTCCTCGGCTATGCCTCACAAGCGTAATCCCATTCTCTCAGAAAATCTGTGTGGTTTGGCCCGGCTGGTAAGGGGTTATCTTACACCGGCCCTAGAGAATATGGTTCTTTGGCATGAAAGGGACATCTCCCATTCTTCGGTAGAACGAGTCATTGTCCCTGACGCCACCATAGCCACGGATTTTATGCTCCGGCGGCTCACTGGCGTCTTGCGCCGATTGGTGGTCTATCCGGAACGAATGAAGAAAAATCTTTGGCTTCTGCGCGGTCTGATCTTTAGTCAACAGGTAATGCTAAAGCTTACCGAAAAGGGCCTCTCCCGAGAGGAGGCCTATGGCATTGTCCAAAAATTGGCTATGGAAGTCTGGCAAAACGAAGACAAAAATTTTAAAGATCTACTTTTGGCCTCGGAAAAAATCCGAAAATATCTCTCTCCTGAGGAGATCGAATCTCTGTTTGATGTAAACCACTATCTTCGTCACGTAAAAACCATTTTTAACAGGGTATTTGGCCATGAGACTACCTGA
- a CDS encoding anaerobic ribonucleoside-triphosphate reductase activating protein — protein MRLPEIKGFLESSFIDWPGRLTASIWLAGCNLRCPFCHNRDLVLSPETLPNWPLKEVLRRLRKNRLFVESVCISGGEPTIHPGLADLLEIFKNEGLAVKLDTNGTQPQVLRELILKGLVDFVAMDVKAPLESRLYRRITGKNIDISKIKESISIILETGVEHLFRMTVVPGFHSPEVVFAWVQDLQGAQRLTLQNFSPHRCLDKTLESLRPFDEKEFSALCALVEENHLITSESERARSSTIATSFT, from the coding sequence ATGAGACTACCTGAGATAAAGGGTTTTTTAGAGTCATCCTTTATAGATTGGCCAGGTAGATTGACAGCCAGTATTTGGCTGGCCGGCTGCAATCTTCGTTGTCCTTTCTGTCACAATCGGGATCTAGTCCTTAGCCCAGAAACTCTTCCAAACTGGCCCCTTAAGGAGGTTCTTCGACGCCTTCGAAAAAATCGCCTCTTTGTAGAATCTGTCTGTATCTCTGGGGGAGAGCCCACCATCCATCCCGGCCTGGCCGATCTCCTTGAAATATTTAAAAATGAAGGACTGGCTGTAAAGTTAGACACCAATGGCACCCAACCTCAAGTCTTAAGAGAGCTTATCCTGAAAGGTCTGGTGGACTTTGTGGCCATGGATGTAAAAGCTCCCCTAGAATCAAGACTTTACCGTCGCATAACTGGCAAAAACATAGACATTTCAAAGATAAAGGAAAGTATCTCCATAATTCTTGAAACAGGTGTAGAACACCTGTTCCGAATGACTGTCGTCCCTGGATTCCACTCTCCCGAGGTTGTTTTTGCCTGGGTACAAGATCTTCAGGGAGCTCAAAGGCTAACCCTCCAGAACTTCTCACCACACCGGTGTTTGGACAAGACTCTAGAATCTCTCAGGCCCTTTGATGAAAAAGAGTTTTCTGCCCTCTGTGCCTTGGTGGAGGAAAATCACCTCATAACGTCGGAATCAGAACGAGCCCGAAGCTCCACGATAGCGACATCCTTTACATAA
- a CDS encoding phosphoenolpyruvate carboxykinase, whose product MENYFKKAAEKIYHEAKNEGRLLEGLSLDQLKEIALRQEGVIQTQLGSVAADSEPMSRSAPHTKNNIDDPFGEEEEELALQAVEYLSRERIISLDTIVGDGRDGVTARFIIPEPYAQLAYALKLLFENTPAPRVVENPTYTIIYFTDEAFEANKKKKLIDKDITVRLWMGEKRGDQVKICRNTIYMGEAKKGVFQFESWRVKMIDKSGLFLHCGARRDYLWVYDLEADRPELKEIVTGVAGLTATGKTTTLCRKLAKMPRERSEMIGDDGGTFGFDGSYAAFEQGGLYVKTEGLDESQPEILRAALSPDCFLENVAISRYPYMPNFHDTSKTGNGRAVITRSNLELASQGLRADKVDYIIILTRNPLMNVISKLTPEQATMQFIYGESIESTGGNPEEAGKFKRVFFLDPFIAGNRLEHAMIFYDIIRKNRIKCYLANTGTIGQEEIKVTLRQSLATYNDLLRVQLRFSFEPDHLGYHYPIKSDRANLDLMVAYNLFPDKELLKKKVRDFLKGRQAYLEAFEAKYGRIPEHIRESLPYREDMISFPSPETTQIIE is encoded by the coding sequence ATGGAAAACTATTTCAAAAAAGCGGCCGAAAAAATCTACCATGAGGCCAAAAATGAAGGTCGCCTTCTCGAAGGTCTTTCCCTGGACCAACTCAAAGAGATAGCTCTCCGTCAGGAAGGGGTTATCCAGACACAGCTGGGTTCGGTAGCTGCAGATTCTGAACCCATGAGTCGTTCCGCCCCCCACACAAAGAACAATATTGATGATCCTTTTGGTGAAGAGGAAGAAGAGCTGGCCCTTCAGGCAGTGGAATATCTCTCTCGCGAAAGAATTATCTCTTTAGATACTATTGTCGGTGATGGACGCGATGGGGTTACGGCCCGATTCATTATTCCTGAACCCTATGCTCAGTTGGCCTATGCCCTAAAGTTGCTTTTTGAAAATACCCCCGCTCCTCGAGTAGTAGAAAATCCTACCTACACTATCATTTATTTTACTGACGAGGCCTTTGAGGCCAACAAGAAAAAGAAATTGATAGACAAAGACATAACCGTCCGCCTTTGGATGGGCGAAAAAAGAGGAGATCAGGTTAAGATCTGCCGTAACACCATTTATATGGGTGAGGCGAAAAAGGGGGTTTTCCAGTTTGAATCTTGGCGGGTCAAGATGATTGATAAAAGTGGCCTATTTCTTCATTGTGGAGCTCGTCGCGATTATCTTTGGGTTTATGATCTAGAAGCAGATCGCCCCGAACTTAAAGAGATAGTTACGGGAGTAGCTGGTCTTACCGCTACGGGAAAGACTACCACCCTTTGCCGTAAGCTGGCCAAGATGCCTCGAGAACGCTCAGAGATGATAGGGGATGACGGCGGTACATTTGGTTTTGATGGTAGTTATGCCGCTTTTGAGCAAGGGGGGCTATATGTAAAGACAGAGGGGCTTGATGAAAGTCAACCGGAGATTCTCCGAGCAGCCCTTTCACCAGATTGTTTTTTAGAGAACGTGGCTATCTCTCGTTATCCTTATATGCCCAATTTTCACGACACCTCCAAGACAGGGAATGGTCGGGCAGTTATTACCCGGTCGAATCTTGAGCTGGCCAGTCAAGGGCTACGGGCTGATAAGGTGGACTATATCATTATTCTTACCCGAAACCCTTTAATGAATGTAATTTCTAAACTCACTCCAGAGCAGGCCACGATGCAATTTATCTATGGAGAATCCATAGAATCCACAGGAGGTAATCCGGAAGAGGCCGGTAAGTTTAAAAGGGTCTTCTTTTTGGACCCCTTCATTGCTGGTAATCGACTAGAACACGCCATGATTTTCTATGATATTATCCGGAAGAATCGAATTAAGTGTTACTTGGCCAACACCGGAACTATTGGTCAAGAAGAAATAAAAGTCACCCTCCGGCAGAGTCTGGCTACCTATAACGATTTGCTCCGGGTTCAGCTTCGCTTTAGTTTTGAACCAGATCACCTTGGTTATCACTATCCAATTAAAAGTGATCGAGCCAACCTAGATCTCATGGTGGCCTATAATCTCTTTCCTGATAAGGAACTCCTCAAGAAAAAGGTTCGGGATTTCCTTAAAGGCCGTCAGGCCTATCTGGAGGCCTTTGAGGCCAAATATGGTCGCATACCCGAACATATTCGGGAGTCTCTTCCCTATCGGGAGGACATGATTAGCTTTCCCTCTCCGGAGACTACCCAGATCATCGAATAA
- a CDS encoding lytic transglycosylase domain-containing protein: protein MRLGIIVALLVLFLSTAEILASSKTSLTSLEVSPDYSSLTGEAEDESEEGELFDSSAFQGANLPLTLNEKVQYFIELYQTSQREVFKLWLSRSTRYLPMIKRIFREYGLPEDLAYLAMIESGFNPFAYSRARAVGMWQFIKGTARRYGLKVNYWIDERRDPEKATKAAARYLLDLYQEFECWHLASAGYNAGETKIRKAIRRYKTKDFWELAKYRYLKRETKNYVPALIAAILIAKNPEKYGFTDVKYLPPLEYEKIEVPGNISLKAIALAAGVDYQTIRLLNAELRRGRTPKYARHWTIKVPVGRGQMVLANLPRVRFYVVREIRKHRVVRGESLRKIARRYKVSMRTIARANRLKRYRVRAGQLLRIPVQTQVFYLAKAPGKALASHGSKRPIIYMVKKGDSLWKIANRFGVSLEDLRSWNQLESKILYPGTLLTIWPGV, encoded by the coding sequence ATGCGTCTAGGTATTATAGTGGCTTTGCTCGTTCTCTTCCTCTCCACGGCAGAGATTCTCGCCAGTTCTAAAACTTCATTGACTTCTTTAGAGGTTTCTCCAGACTATTCTTCTTTGACCGGAGAGGCTGAAGATGAAAGCGAAGAAGGGGAGCTCTTTGATAGTAGTGCCTTTCAGGGAGCAAATCTCCCCCTCACTCTCAATGAAAAAGTTCAATATTTTATAGAACTTTATCAGACTTCCCAACGAGAGGTTTTTAAACTCTGGCTCTCTCGTTCGACTCGTTATCTTCCAATGATCAAGCGCATTTTTCGGGAATATGGTTTACCAGAAGATTTGGCCTATCTGGCTATGATTGAGAGTGGTTTTAATCCCTTTGCTTATTCTCGAGCCCGGGCCGTAGGTATGTGGCAGTTTATCAAAGGCACAGCCAGGCGCTATGGACTCAAAGTCAACTACTGGATAGACGAGAGGCGAGATCCAGAAAAGGCCACAAAGGCGGCGGCCAGATATCTCCTGGATCTTTATCAGGAGTTTGAGTGCTGGCATCTGGCTTCGGCTGGTTACAATGCCGGAGAGACTAAGATCCGTAAGGCTATAAGGCGCTATAAGACGAAAGATTTTTGGGAACTGGCCAAATATCGCTATCTTAAAAGGGAAACCAAAAACTATGTTCCCGCCTTAATAGCCGCTATTCTTATTGCTAAAAATCCAGAAAAATATGGCTTTACCGATGTTAAATATCTTCCTCCTCTAGAATATGAAAAGATAGAAGTTCCAGGAAACATCTCTCTTAAAGCGATAGCCTTAGCAGCAGGAGTAGATTATCAAACTATCCGCCTTCTGAATGCTGAATTGCGTCGCGGACGGACTCCCAAATATGCCCGACACTGGACGATAAAAGTTCCTGTTGGCCGAGGGCAGATGGTTTTGGCCAATCTGCCTCGGGTTAGATTCTACGTAGTTCGTGAGATCAGAAAACATCGGGTAGTTCGGGGAGAAAGTCTGCGCAAGATAGCTCGTCGTTATAAAGTCTCTATGAGAACTATAGCTCGGGCTAACAGGCTCAAGAGATATCGCGTCCGAGCTGGTCAGCTCCTGCGGATCCCTGTCCAGACCCAGGTTTTTTATCTGGCCAAGGCCCCAGGTAAGGCTCTTGCCTCCCACGGTTCTAAGAGGCCGATCATTTATATGGTTAAAAAGGGAGATTCTCTTTGGAAAATTGCGAATCGTTTTGGTGTAAGTCTAGAAGATCTCCGCTCTTGGAACCAATTGGAATCCAAGATCCTTTATCCCGGTACCCTCTTAACTATCTGGCCTGGAGTTTAA
- a CDS encoding L,D-transpeptidase family protein — MKKILLAHFCLFLVFLSPVQALQVYTLKEGSDLVGEIKTYILKEEDTLLDVARAFDLGYNQIVAANPDIDPWIPPPGKKIIIPSAYVLPNVPRVGIIINLAEMRLYYFRQKNGAHLVYTSPVGVGKEGYLTELGIYTIVNKAKNPTWFVPASIRAVEPDLPERVPPGPDNPLGDYIMHLSRGSYAIHGTNKPWGVGRRVSHGCIRLYPEDIEKLFPLVNLGTPVNIIYQPIKVGRKGYDIYVQVFRDFEKKISDPFFYTLGLLARYGLSGEIDFFLLRRALKEKTGVPVLISRPRNPELTENDR; from the coding sequence ATGAAAAAGATTCTTTTAGCCCACTTTTGTTTGTTTTTGGTTTTTCTCTCGCCAGTCCAGGCTCTCCAGGTTTATACGCTAAAGGAGGGAAGCGATCTTGTAGGAGAGATAAAAACCTATATCCTCAAAGAAGAGGACACCCTTTTAGATGTCGCGAGGGCCTTTGATTTAGGCTACAATCAGATTGTAGCGGCCAATCCAGATATTGATCCCTGGATTCCCCCCCCCGGAAAAAAAATTATTATTCCTTCAGCCTATGTTCTTCCTAATGTTCCCCGGGTTGGGATCATTATCAATCTGGCTGAAATGAGACTATATTATTTCCGTCAAAAAAACGGGGCACACCTTGTCTATACTTCTCCGGTAGGGGTGGGAAAAGAAGGTTATCTCACCGAATTAGGAATCTATACAATTGTTAATAAAGCCAAAAACCCAACCTGGTTCGTCCCGGCTTCTATCAGGGCCGTGGAACCCGACTTACCAGAGAGAGTACCTCCCGGTCCAGATAATCCTTTAGGTGATTACATTATGCATCTTTCCCGAGGAAGCTATGCTATCCATGGTACTAACAAACCCTGGGGCGTAGGAAGACGAGTAAGTCACGGGTGTATTAGGCTTTATCCCGAAGATATAGAAAAGCTTTTTCCTTTAGTAAACTTAGGAACCCCTGTAAATATTATCTATCAGCCCATCAAGGTAGGACGAAAAGGGTATGATATATATGTTCAGGTCTTTAGAGATTTCGAAAAAAAAATCTCTGACCCCTTTTTTTATACCCTTGGTCTTTTAGCCCGATATGGCCTTTCAGGCGAAATAGATTTCTTTCTTCTACGTCGGGCCTTAAAAGAAAAGACGGGGGTTCCGGTTCTCATATCCCGCCCCCGGAACCCCGAACTGACCGAAAATGATCGCTGA
- a CDS encoding L,D-transpeptidase family protein, translated as MPTFYQPIIKYFKLILSILVVIGYETSIWAFNDYPQKLIVIRKDTRTLSTYLNGKLKEQFPISLGLDPISAKTKSGDGATPEGFYTVTYKKFRSRFYRFLGLSYPNLHDADQAYLAGIISRDDYQLIWEKTKKGLPPPGKTPLGGGVGIHGGGLLKDTKDGDKIRDWTEGCIALKNKDMEKLFAWAEIGTPVLILNARRSFFDQLKSLSILENRLSSGLPIKNYTQKWRGEFILGPFKVKSILQETLDYQRSIELLIYQDDRLLTYIYDHNGDGILGYRDSLIHYQKGYSLNYKNIKDLFLHYPPLPKNFLMVDSEKKTMKISAQK; from the coding sequence ATGCCTACTTTTTACCAGCCAATAATCAAATATTTCAAGTTAATTTTGTCTATCCTAGTAGTAATCGGATATGAAACATCAATTTGGGCTTTTAATGATTATCCTCAAAAGTTAATTGTTATTCGAAAAGATACCCGCACATTATCTACATATTTAAATGGAAAATTAAAAGAACAATTTCCTATTTCTTTGGGATTGGATCCGATTTCAGCCAAGACAAAATCTGGAGATGGAGCTACTCCAGAAGGTTTTTATACTGTAACCTATAAAAAATTTCGGAGTCGTTTCTATCGCTTTTTGGGTCTATCCTATCCTAATCTCCATGACGCCGATCAGGCCTATTTGGCAGGGATAATATCCCGAGATGATTATCAGCTCATCTGGGAAAAGACAAAGAAAGGGCTACCTCCTCCGGGAAAAACACCTTTAGGAGGTGGAGTTGGAATTCATGGAGGCGGGCTTCTTAAAGACACAAAAGATGGAGATAAAATTCGAGACTGGACAGAGGGTTGTATAGCCTTGAAAAATAAAGATATGGAAAAACTTTTTGCCTGGGCAGAAATAGGAACCCCGGTGCTGATTCTTAACGCTCGAAGAAGTTTTTTTGATCAACTAAAAAGCCTTTCTATTTTAGAAAATCGTCTGAGTTCGGGATTACCTATCAAAAACTACACCCAAAAATGGAGGGGAGAATTCATTCTTGGCCCTTTTAAAGTAAAAAGCATTCTCCAAGAAACTTTAGATTATCAGCGCTCCATAGAGCTCCTCATCTATCAAGATGATCGTCTTCTTACCTATATATATGATCACAATGGAGATGGAATTTTAGGATACCGAGACTCTCTTATTCATTATCAAAAGGGTTATTCCTTGAATTACAAAAATATAAAAGATCTTTTTCTCCACTATCCCCCTCTACCTAAAAATTTTCTAATGGTTGACAGTGAGAAAAAGACCATGAAAATTTCTGCCCAAAAATGA
- the panC gene encoding pantoate--beta-alanine ligase, whose translation MEIVTSIEKMTQISLKWRKEGQKIAFVPTMGYFHEGHLSLMRLARKKGDRLVVSVFVNPTQFGPQEDFEKYPRDKKRDIELAKKEGVDVLFCPSKEEMYPPEYQTYVEVTELSRPLCGESRPGHFRGVATVVLKLFNIIRPHLAVFGEKDYQQLLVIKKVVQDLNLSVEIVSHPIVREIDGLAMSSRNVYLSSEERKSALSLFKSLKLAQELVKKGERNSDKIRKIVRDFILSHPYTKIDYIELRDPKNLIEKKEISGPTLLAIAIFVGQTRLIDNIILEID comes from the coding sequence ATAGAGATAGTAACCTCTATCGAAAAAATGACTCAAATAAGCCTTAAGTGGCGGAAAGAAGGCCAAAAAATAGCCTTCGTTCCCACGATGGGTTATTTCCATGAGGGTCATTTAAGCCTGATGCGCTTGGCTAGAAAAAAGGGAGATCGTTTGGTAGTCAGTGTTTTTGTTAATCCTACTCAGTTCGGTCCCCAAGAAGATTTTGAAAAATATCCCAGAGATAAAAAAAGAGACATAGAATTAGCTAAGAAAGAAGGAGTCGATGTCCTTTTTTGTCCCTCTAAAGAAGAAATGTATCCTCCAGAATATCAGACTTATGTTGAGGTAACAGAACTTTCTCGTCCTCTTTGTGGAGAGAGTCGTCCTGGCCATTTTCGAGGAGTAGCTACTGTTGTTTTAAAATTATTTAATATAATCCGTCCTCATTTGGCGGTCTTCGGGGAAAAAGATTATCAACAACTTTTAGTAATAAAAAAAGTGGTTCAAGATTTAAATCTTTCGGTAGAAATTGTTTCCCATCCTATAGTAAGAGAGATAGACGGTTTAGCTATGAGTTCGCGAAATGTCTATCTATCTTCTGAAGAAAGAAAATCTGCTCTTTCTCTATTCAAAAGTCTTAAATTAGCTCAAGAATTAGTTAAAAAAGGAGAAAGAAATAGTGATAAAATTCGAAAAATAGTTAGAGATTTTATTCTCTCTCATCCATATACTAAAATAGATTACATTGAACTTAGGGATCCCAAAAATTTAATTGAAAAAAAAGAAATATCCGGACCAACTCTTTTAGCCATAGCTATATTTGTAGGACAAACTAGATTAATAGATAATATTATTTTGGAGATAGACTAA
- the panD gene encoding aspartate 1-decarboxylase produces MYRKFLKAKIHRVTLTEANLNYEGSLTLDPLLIEAAGIAPFEAVQVYNLANGARFETYVIEGERGSGKVCLNGAAARMGIPGDLLIIATYTYYTPQELAEASVNLVFVDNYNRVVSVKKEPILTKTSPI; encoded by the coding sequence ATGTATAGAAAATTTCTAAAAGCCAAAATTCATAGAGTAACTCTTACCGAAGCTAATCTTAATTATGAAGGAAGTTTAACTTTAGACCCTTTACTTATTGAAGCCGCTGGAATTGCTCCTTTTGAAGCTGTTCAGGTCTATAATCTGGCTAATGGAGCCAGATTTGAAACTTATGTTATAGAAGGAGAGAGAGGATCAGGAAAAGTATGTCTAAACGGAGCAGCTGCCAGAATGGGAATTCCGGGAGATCTTTTAATTATCGCGACTTATACCTATTATACTCCTCAAGAACTAGCAGAAGCTTCAGTAAATCTTGTCTTTGTTGATAATTATAATCGTGTAGTTTCAGTTAAAAAAGAACCTATCTTAACAAAAACATCTCCGATATGA
- the rimO gene encoding 30S ribosomal protein S12 methylthiotransferase RimO, with translation MMRRFFLISLGCPKNRVDSEYCLGLFSEIGGELVLNPEDADYVIVNTCAFIRPAVEESIETILELAELKKEKQFKLIVSGCLPGRYKEELIKELPEVDAFLGPEPFHELKEALEALENGKKYISLNTKNYKKNNQIPTRISSISPFYAYLKISEGCSNSCSYCTIPLIRGPKRSRSFDILVSEAQKLVASGIKEIIIVGQDITDYKYQNKDLISLLKELDKIEDLKWIRLLYLHPKRITKKLLEHINYSSKIVPYFDIPIQHASDRILNLMGRGYNQKDLESIFQKIRKTIPNASLRTTVMVGFPGETDKDFEVLLKFIEKIKFDHLGSFIFYPEEGTPAALYKKQIPLKIKEERYKLIMEKQQLISLEKNKEKVGKIIDVLIEGISEEKGDFIGRGYHQAPEIDGYTYIKANSLQLGNIIPIKITNFKEYDLIGKPI, from the coding sequence ATGATGCGTCGATTCTTTCTGATTAGTCTAGGATGTCCCAAAAATAGAGTTGATAGTGAATATTGTTTAGGATTGTTTTCCGAAATAGGAGGAGAACTAGTTTTAAATCCAGAAGATGCCGATTATGTCATTGTTAATACTTGTGCATTCATTCGTCCAGCCGTAGAAGAGTCTATAGAAACTATCCTTGAACTTGCTGAGTTAAAAAAAGAAAAGCAATTTAAACTTATTGTAAGTGGCTGTCTACCTGGACGATATAAAGAAGAATTAATTAAAGAATTACCAGAAGTAGATGCTTTTTTAGGACCAGAGCCTTTTCACGAATTAAAAGAGGCCCTTGAGGCTCTCGAAAATGGTAAGAAGTATATCTCTCTTAATACTAAGAATTATAAAAAGAATAATCAAATTCCAACTAGGATATCTAGTATTAGTCCCTTTTACGCCTATTTAAAAATAAGCGAAGGTTGTTCTAATAGTTGTTCATATTGTACCATTCCTTTAATAAGGGGGCCAAAAAGAAGTAGATCTTTTGATATTCTCGTTTCAGAAGCTCAAAAGTTAGTAGCATCGGGAATAAAAGAGATTATCATAGTAGGTCAAGATATTACTGATTATAAATATCAAAATAAAGATCTTATTTCCCTACTTAAAGAATTAGATAAAATAGAAGACCTTAAATGGATAAGATTATTATATCTTCATCCCAAAAGAATAACTAAAAAACTTCTAGAACATATAAACTACAGTTCTAAAATAGTACCTTATTTTGATATACCTATACAGCATGCTTCAGACAGAATTTTAAATCTTATGGGTAGAGGTTATAATCAAAAAGACTTAGAAAGTATATTTCAAAAAATTAGAAAAACAATTCCTAATGCCTCTTTAAGAACTACTGTTATGGTAGGGTTTCCTGGTGAGACAGATAAAGATTTTGAAGTGCTACTTAAATTTATAGAAAAAATAAAATTTGACCATTTAGGATCATTTATATTTTATCCAGAAGAGGGAACTCCAGCTGCTTTATATAAAAAACAAATTCCTTTAAAAATAAAGGAAGAAAGATATAAATTAATAATGGAAAAACAACAATTAATTTCATTAGAAAAAAACAAAGAAAAAGTAGGTAAAATAATAGATGTTTTAATTGAAGGAATATCTGAAGAAAAAGGAGACTTTATAGGAAGAGGTTATCATCAAGCCCCAGAAATAGACGGTTACACTTATATTAAAGCGAACTCTTTACAACTAGGAAATATTATCCCTATAAAAATAACAAATTTTAAAGAATATGATTTAATAGGAAAACCAATTTAA